A window from Deinococcus aquiradiocola encodes these proteins:
- a CDS encoding DUF305 domain-containing protein has translation MTNTFRHAAVRLLLTTSCLTGAALAQPGQPGAHPGGHAVSAAGPSGMTAAGPTLSRLNGRAFDRAFLSMMVPHHQAALDMARAVLKRTRDTQVRAWANAVIRTQQSEIGTMTALLRPLGGPDRAMAASIMASMHDMVAEVGQAHDADEAFVRSMLPHHASAIDMARVALERSGDPRVLKLARDIVVAQAGEMYLYRSWVLNR, from the coding sequence ATGACCAACACGTTCCGTCATGCCGCAGTTCGCCTCCTCCTCACGACCTCCTGCCTGACTGGCGCGGCGCTCGCGCAGCCCGGCCAGCCCGGAGCGCATCCGGGCGGTCACGCCGTCTCCGCTGCCGGGCCGTCCGGCATGACGGCGGCAGGGCCGACCCTGTCGCGCCTGAACGGCCGGGCCTTCGACCGGGCGTTCCTGAGCATGATGGTCCCGCACCATCAGGCTGCCCTCGACATGGCGCGCGCCGTACTCAAACGCACCCGGGACACCCAGGTGCGTGCATGGGCGAACGCTGTCATCCGCACGCAGCAGTCAGAGATCGGTACCATGACGGCCCTGTTGCGTCCCCTGGGCGGCCCGGACCGCGCCATGGCGGCCAGCATCATGGCGTCCATGCACGACATGGTCGCCGAGGTGGGGCAGGCCCACGACGCGGACGAAGCTTTCGTTCGCAGCATGCTGCCGCACCACGCGTCTGCCATCGACATGGCCCGCGTCGCCCTGGAGCGCAGCGGTGACCCTCGCGTCCTGAAGCTCGCCCGGGACATCGTGGTGGCCCAGGCTGGCGAGATGTACCTGTACCGGTCGTGGGTGCTGAACCGCTGA
- a CDS encoding SDR family oxidoreductase — protein sequence MPNTIFITGASTGLGHATALLFAQRGWNVIATMRDPAAAPDLAAHAQVTVLPLDVTKPEQVQDAARRALELEDVDVLFNNAGYGLAGPFEGASDEQLVRQLDTNLLGVMRVTQAFLPHFRTRGAGVIVTTTSIGGLVTFPFNSVYHATKWALEGWSESLAFELKPFGVRVKTVAPGGIRTDFAGRSIVVTQHDAYADALGKTMAAFSKPERQGLGSSAEQIAEIVWEAVTDGEDRVRYVAGRDAQATYAQREQVGAETFRKGVAQAFLGE from the coding sequence ATGCCGAACACGATCTTCATCACGGGCGCCTCGACGGGACTGGGGCACGCCACGGCCCTGCTGTTCGCGCAGCGCGGCTGGAACGTCATCGCGACCATGCGCGACCCGGCGGCCGCCCCGGACCTCGCCGCGCACGCACAGGTCACGGTCCTGCCGCTCGACGTCACGAAGCCGGAGCAGGTGCAGGACGCGGCGCGGCGCGCCCTGGAGCTGGAGGACGTGGACGTGCTGTTCAACAACGCCGGGTACGGCCTCGCCGGGCCGTTCGAGGGTGCCAGCGACGAGCAGCTCGTCCGGCAGCTCGACACCAACCTGCTCGGCGTGATGCGCGTCACGCAGGCCTTCCTGCCGCACTTCCGGACGCGCGGGGCAGGCGTGATCGTCACGACGACCAGCATCGGCGGACTGGTGACGTTCCCGTTCAACTCGGTGTACCACGCGACCAAATGGGCGCTCGAAGGCTGGAGCGAGAGCCTCGCCTTCGAGCTGAAGCCCTTCGGGGTGCGCGTGAAGACGGTCGCGCCGGGCGGCATCCGCACGGATTTCGCGGGCCGGTCCATCGTGGTCACGCAGCACGACGCGTACGCGGACGCGCTCGGGAAGACGATGGCGGCCTTCTCGAAGCCCGAACGTCAGGGGCTCGGGTCGAGCGCCGAGCAGATCGCGGAGATCGTGTGGGAGGCCGTCACGGACGGCGAGGACCGCGTGCGGTACGTGGCGGGCCGGGACGCGCAGGCGACGTACGCGCAGCGTGAACAGGTGGGCGCCGAGACGTTCCGTAAGGGCGTCGCGCAGGCGTTCCTGGGCGAGTGA
- a CDS encoding NAD(P)-binding domain-containing protein, with protein MTTLPSPSPAGTGLAVQVDVAVIGAGQAGLSAGYHLQRRGLTPGRGYVILDASPGPGGAWRERWPSLTLNTVNRVHDLPGLPFTDVVGTQAGEVQASLAVPAYFAEYEQRYRLPVYRPVRVALVTPHGARLRVEADRVTLSARGIINATGTWDAPYIPPYPGAERFRGRTLHTRDYRTAQAFAGQHVVVIGGGISAVQLLDEISRVTDTTWVTRTPPVFRDGPFGEEAGRAAVRLVEDRVRAGLPPNSVVSVTGLPVTPAVQAMRARGVLRRQEMFSEITEDGVRWPDGRTLRADVLLWCTGFRSALDHLAPLMLRGEDGGIVMTGRLATQAARDPRVHLVGYGPSASTIGANRAGAAAAAELLEFLKRP; from the coding sequence GTGACGACTCTCCCCTCCCCGTCCCCCGCCGGGACCGGTCTGGCCGTGCAGGTGGACGTCGCCGTGATCGGCGCGGGGCAGGCGGGCCTGTCCGCCGGGTACCACCTGCAGCGGCGCGGTCTGACGCCGGGGCGCGGATACGTGATCCTCGACGCCTCTCCCGGTCCCGGCGGGGCGTGGAGGGAGCGCTGGCCGAGCCTGACGCTCAATACCGTGAACCGCGTCCATGACCTGCCGGGCCTGCCGTTCACGGACGTGGTCGGCACGCAGGCGGGGGAAGTGCAGGCGTCGCTGGCCGTGCCGGCGTACTTCGCCGAGTACGAGCAGCGCTACCGGCTGCCGGTGTACCGGCCGGTCCGGGTGGCGCTCGTCACGCCGCACGGCGCCCGGCTGCGCGTCGAGGCGGACCGGGTGACGCTGTCCGCGCGCGGCATCATCAACGCGACCGGCACCTGGGACGCGCCGTACATCCCGCCGTACCCGGGCGCGGAACGCTTCCGGGGCCGGACGCTGCACACCCGCGACTACCGTACCGCGCAGGCGTTCGCGGGACAGCACGTCGTCGTGATCGGGGGCGGCATCTCCGCCGTGCAGCTGCTCGACGAGATCTCACGCGTCACGGACACCACCTGGGTCACGCGGACGCCGCCCGTCTTCCGGGACGGTCCCTTTGGCGAGGAGGCCGGGCGGGCCGCCGTGCGGCTGGTGGAGGACCGCGTGCGGGCGGGCCTCCCGCCGAACTCGGTGGTGTCCGTGACGGGCCTTCCCGTGACGCCCGCCGTGCAGGCCATGCGGGCGCGCGGCGTGCTGCGGCGTCAGGAGATGTTCAGCGAGATCACCGAGGACGGCGTGCGCTGGCCGGACGGGCGGACCCTGCGGGCGGACGTGCTGCTGTGGTGCACGGGCTTCCGGAGTGCCCTGGATCACCTGGCACCGCTGATGCTGCGCGGCGAGGACGGCGGGATCGTGATGACGGGCCGCCTCGCGACGCAGGCTGCGCGGGACCCGCGCGTGCACCTGGTGGGGTACGGGCCGTCCGCGTCCACCATCGGTGCGAACCGGGCGGGAGCGGCAGCGGCAGCGGAACTGCTCGAATTCCTGAAGCGGCCGTGA
- a CDS encoding heavy metal translocating P-type ATPase: MKTLEVGVQGMTCANCVGRVERGLRKTEGTLDVAVNLATERATVHYDPALTTPQALLDRVRETGYEPVTGAAEFPVQGMTCANCVNRVERALTRLDGVLTASVNLATERATVTYLPAAVTPALLRAAVRDSGYAVPEARAGEDPTDVEREAHERDLHDQRRAVTFSAVFAVPLLLLAMLPMLFMPAEMWLTAHLGAGLNVLMLALAVPVQFGPGRRFYRQGWAALRHRSPDMNTLVMIGTTAAFAYSVLVTLAPGFFQAGTAHVYFEASAVVITLVLLGKYLEALAKGRSGDAMKSLLGLQVRTARVLRAGTETEVPVDDVTPGDVITVRPGEKIPLDGVLLDGHSFVDESMLTGESVPAEKTVGAAVVGGTVNGTGTFRFRVTRVGQDTALAQIIRMVERAQGSKPPIQGLADAVVRVFVPVVLAVAAVTFLAWMLFGGPGAFQTALIDTVAVLIIACPCAMGLATPVSVMVGTGRAAELGVLFRSGAALEALQGVQVVALDKTGTLTEGRPTLTDFDVRPGFDRARVLALVAAAETRSEHPVGRAIVNAAAAEGLTLPQPGDVQAMPGFGLSARVDGHDVQVGAGHLMTRLGLDTAPLADAAARLADLGRTPLYAAVDGHLAAVIAVADPVRPGSAAAVQALHARGLQVAMITGDHAGTANAVARQLGIDTVLAGVLPDGKSAAVAALQAQGRRVAFVGDGINDAPALAQADVGVAIGTGTDVAVETADVILMSGDLRGVPNAVALSRSTLANIRTNLFWAFAYNVLLIPVAAGALTPAFGWRLSPVLAATAMGLSSVLVLGNALRLRTFRPPVPAA; encoded by the coding sequence ATGAAGACGCTGGAGGTCGGAGTGCAGGGCATGACGTGCGCGAACTGCGTGGGGCGCGTCGAACGCGGACTCAGGAAGACGGAAGGCACCCTGGACGTCGCCGTGAACCTCGCGACGGAACGCGCCACCGTCCACTACGATCCGGCCCTCACCACCCCCCAGGCCCTCCTGGACCGCGTGCGCGAGACCGGGTACGAGCCCGTGACCGGCGCCGCCGAATTTCCCGTGCAGGGCATGACCTGCGCGAACTGCGTGAACCGCGTCGAACGCGCCCTGACGCGCCTGGACGGCGTCCTCACGGCCAGCGTGAACCTCGCCACCGAACGCGCCACCGTCACGTACCTGCCCGCCGCCGTCACGCCCGCCCTGCTGCGCGCCGCCGTGCGGGACAGCGGCTACGCCGTCCCCGAAGCGCGGGCGGGCGAGGACCCCACCGACGTCGAGCGCGAGGCGCACGAACGCGACCTGCACGACCAGCGCCGCGCCGTCACGTTCAGCGCCGTGTTCGCCGTGCCGCTCCTGCTGCTCGCGATGCTGCCCATGCTGTTCATGCCCGCCGAGATGTGGCTCACGGCGCACCTCGGCGCGGGCCTGAACGTCCTGATGCTGGCGCTCGCCGTGCCGGTCCAGTTCGGCCCCGGACGGCGCTTCTACCGGCAGGGCTGGGCGGCCCTGCGGCACCGTTCGCCCGACATGAACACCCTCGTCATGATCGGCACGACCGCCGCGTTCGCTTACAGCGTTCTCGTCACGCTCGCCCCCGGCTTCTTCCAGGCGGGCACCGCGCACGTGTACTTCGAGGCGAGCGCCGTGGTGATCACGCTGGTGCTGCTCGGCAAGTACCTCGAAGCGCTCGCGAAGGGCCGCTCCGGCGACGCCATGAAGAGCCTCCTCGGCCTGCAGGTCCGCACGGCCCGCGTCCTGCGCGCCGGAACGGAAACCGAGGTGCCGGTGGACGACGTGACGCCCGGCGACGTGATCACCGTGCGCCCCGGCGAGAAGATCCCGCTGGACGGCGTACTGCTGGACGGCCACAGCTTCGTGGACGAGAGCATGCTGACCGGCGAGAGCGTCCCCGCCGAGAAGACCGTGGGTGCGGCCGTGGTGGGCGGCACCGTCAACGGGACGGGCACCTTCCGGTTCCGCGTCACGCGGGTCGGGCAGGACACGGCCCTCGCGCAGATCATCCGGATGGTGGAACGCGCGCAGGGCAGCAAACCACCCATCCAGGGCCTCGCGGACGCCGTGGTGCGGGTATTCGTGCCGGTCGTGCTGGCTGTCGCCGCCGTCACCTTCCTGGCGTGGATGCTGTTCGGCGGTCCAGGCGCCTTCCAGACCGCGCTGATCGACACGGTCGCCGTCCTGATCATCGCGTGCCCCTGCGCGATGGGGCTCGCCACGCCTGTCAGCGTCATGGTCGGCACGGGCCGCGCCGCCGAACTCGGCGTGCTGTTCCGCAGCGGCGCCGCACTGGAGGCCCTGCAGGGCGTGCAGGTCGTCGCGCTCGACAAGACCGGCACCCTCACCGAGGGCCGCCCCACCCTCACGGACTTCGACGTCCGGCCCGGCTTCGACCGCGCCCGCGTGCTCGCGCTCGTCGCGGCGGCCGAGACGCGGAGCGAACACCCGGTCGGCCGTGCCATCGTGAACGCCGCCGCCGCCGAGGGCCTCACCCTCCCGCAGCCGGGGGACGTGCAGGCCATGCCCGGCTTCGGCCTGAGCGCCCGCGTGGACGGGCACGACGTACAGGTCGGCGCGGGGCACCTCATGACGCGCCTGGGCCTCGACACCGCGCCGCTCGCGGACGCTGCCGCGCGCCTCGCCGACCTGGGCCGCACCCCGCTGTACGCCGCCGTGGACGGACACCTCGCCGCCGTGATCGCCGTCGCCGACCCCGTCCGGCCCGGCAGTGCCGCTGCCGTGCAGGCCCTGCACGCGCGCGGCCTTCAGGTCGCCATGATCACCGGCGACCACGCGGGCACCGCGAACGCCGTCGCGCGTCAGCTCGGCATCGACACTGTGCTCGCCGGGGTGCTGCCGGACGGCAAGAGTGCCGCCGTCGCCGCCCTGCAGGCGCAGGGGAGACGCGTCGCGTTCGTCGGCGACGGCATCAATGACGCGCCCGCCCTCGCGCAGGCCGACGTCGGCGTCGCCATCGGGACCGGCACGGACGTCGCCGTGGAGACCGCCGACGTCATCCTGATGAGCGGCGACCTGCGCGGCGTCCCGAACGCCGTCGCGCTCAGCCGCAGCACCCTCGCCAACATCCGCACGAACCTCTTCTGGGCCTTCGCGTACAACGTCCTGCTCATTCCCGTCGCGGCCGGCGCGCTCACGCCCGCGTTCGGGTGGCGCCTCAGCCCGGTCCTCGCGGCGACCGCGATGGGCCTCTCCAGCGTCCTCGTGCTCGGCAACGCCCTGCGCCTGCGCACCTTCCGGCCGCCCGTCCCCGCCGCCTGA
- a CDS encoding gluconokinase has protein sequence MTDAPARNHTTGQALVVGLDLGTTSVKALALDASARVVSRHEVGYPLGVSRHTAGDAGEATQDPAAVVRAAREALARLQADLPARRVRAVVPSAAMHSLVLVDRAGTPLAPALTWADTRPAATLPDLRAALDPQAAYLRTGCPVQTPYHPARLWWLARHDPALLGRAALAVSLTDLVLHDLTGAWGTSVGLASTTGLMNLRAGAWDDDLLAALGVTADLLPPILGAASPVGTVRAGAWRGVPVLAGSSDGALANLGSGAGPGETVLTVGTSGAARRLTARPVLDPLARTWTYRLDADTHLAGGAINNGGLLVDWVRGQWYTDLAPRDGFRQLLSDAERTPPGADGVTLLPYLTGERSPSWRADLTATVHGLRLGHTRAHVARAALEAVAFSLAAVHDLIRQGDPPAGEGTVSATGGLARAPVWNALLADTLGTPVRSQGAPDASAIGAALLGHGPDTLAAVRAAAAGASVIRPDPARTDALRDARGRWTALNARLNG, from the coding sequence TTGACGGACGCGCCCGCCCGGAACCACACAACCGGCCAGGCCCTCGTGGTCGGCCTGGACCTGGGCACCACCTCCGTCAAGGCGCTCGCCCTGGACGCCTCGGCGCGCGTGGTGTCGCGGCACGAGGTGGGCTACCCGCTCGGGGTGTCGCGGCACACGGCGGGCGACGCCGGGGAGGCCACGCAGGACCCCGCGGCCGTCGTGCGGGCCGCGCGCGAGGCGCTGGCGCGACTGCAGGCCGACCTGCCCGCCCGGCGCGTGCGGGCCGTGGTGCCGAGCGCCGCCATGCACAGCCTCGTCCTCGTGGACCGCGCCGGAACGCCGCTCGCCCCGGCCCTCACCTGGGCGGACACCCGGCCTGCCGCGACCCTGCCGGACCTGCGCGCGGCCCTCGACCCGCAGGCCGCCTACCTGCGTACCGGCTGCCCGGTCCAGACGCCGTACCACCCGGCCCGCCTGTGGTGGCTCGCGCGGCACGACCCTGCCCTGCTGGGCCGTGCGGCGCTCGCCGTGTCGCTCACGGACCTCGTGCTGCACGACCTGACGGGCGCGTGGGGCACCAGCGTCGGCCTCGCGTCCACCACCGGCCTGATGAACCTGCGCGCCGGTGCCTGGGACGACGACCTGCTCGCCGCGCTCGGCGTGACGGCCGACCTCCTGCCGCCCATCCTCGGCGCAGCGTCGCCGGTCGGCACGGTCCGGGCGGGCGCGTGGCGCGGCGTGCCGGTCCTGGCGGGCAGCAGCGACGGCGCGCTCGCCAACCTCGGCAGCGGCGCCGGGCCGGGCGAGACGGTCCTCACGGTCGGCACGAGCGGCGCGGCCCGGCGGCTCACCGCGCGCCCCGTGCTCGACCCGCTGGCCCGCACGTGGACGTACCGCCTGGACGCGGACACGCATCTCGCGGGCGGCGCCATCAACAACGGCGGCCTGCTCGTCGACTGGGTGCGCGGCCAGTGGTACACGGACCTCGCCCCCCGGGACGGCTTCCGGCAGCTGCTGAGCGACGCGGAGCGTACTCCGCCCGGCGCGGACGGCGTGACGCTGCTCCCTTACCTGACCGGCGAACGCAGCCCGTCCTGGCGGGCGGACCTGACGGCCACCGTGCACGGCCTGCGCCTGGGCCACACCCGCGCCCACGTGGCGCGCGCGGCGCTGGAAGCCGTGGCGTTCAGCCTCGCGGCCGTGCACGACCTGATCCGCCAGGGCGACCCCCCGGCAGGGGAGGGGACCGTGTCCGCCACCGGGGGGCTCGCGCGCGCGCCCGTCTGGAATGCCTTGCTCGCCGACACGCTCGGCACGCCCGTCCGTTCGCAGGGCGCGCCGGACGCGTCCGCCATCGGCGCGGCCCTGCTCGGGCACGGCCCGGATACGCTGGCCGCCGTGCGCGCCGCGGCCGCCGGGGCGAGCGTCATCCGGCCCGACCCGGCCCGCACGGACGCCCTGAGGGACGCCCGTGGCCGCTGGACGGCCCTGAACGCCCGCCTGAACGGCTGA
- a CDS encoding SDR family oxidoreductase, translating into MTLFDLGGRRALVTGSSGGIGLELARGLARHGAAVLINGRDPGKVRAAVQTLQAEGHEARPAPFDVTDEAAVNTGMQALLQDGPLDILVNNAGIQRRVPLTDVTLDTWDEVLRNNLTSAMLVSRAAAPGMIAQGHGKIICTLSLMSELGRRTTGPYTASKGGLKMLVKAMCAEWAEHNIQVNGIGPGYFETDMTAPLVQDEQFSGWVRARTPAGRWGHPRELAGAAVFLASDASSFVNGQVIYVDGGMLAVL; encoded by the coding sequence GTGACGCTCTTCGACCTCGGCGGCCGCCGCGCCCTCGTCACCGGCAGCAGCGGCGGCATCGGCCTGGAACTCGCCCGCGGCCTCGCCCGCCACGGCGCGGCCGTCCTCATCAACGGCCGCGACCCCGGCAAGGTCAGGGCAGCCGTGCAGACCCTCCAGGCCGAAGGCCACGAGGCCCGCCCCGCCCCCTTTGACGTGACCGACGAGGCCGCCGTGAACACCGGCATGCAGGCACTCCTGCAGGACGGCCCGCTCGACATCCTCGTCAACAACGCCGGCATCCAGCGCCGCGTGCCGCTCACCGACGTCACCCTCGACACCTGGGACGAGGTGCTGCGCAACAACCTCACCTCCGCGATGCTCGTCTCCCGCGCCGCTGCGCCCGGCATGATCGCGCAGGGGCACGGCAAGATCATCTGCACGCTGTCCCTGATGAGCGAACTCGGCCGCCGCACCACCGGCCCCTACACCGCCAGCAAGGGCGGCCTGAAGATGCTCGTGAAAGCCATGTGCGCTGAGTGGGCCGAACACAACATCCAGGTGAACGGCATCGGGCCGGGGTATTTTGAGACTGACATGACTGCACCTCTCGTCCAGGACGAACAGTTCAGCGGCTGGGTCAGGGCCCGCACGCCCGCCGGTCGCTGGGGCCACCCGCGCGAACTCGCGGGCGCGGCCGTGTTCCTCGCGTCGGACGCGTCCAGCTTCGTGAACGGTCAGGTGATCTACGTGGACGGCGGGATGCTGGCGGTGCTTTGA
- a CDS encoding LacI family DNA-binding transcriptional regulator: protein MSSPTSRSTVTGRKRQRVTIADVARHAGVATMTASRALNRPEMVSEELRARVLQAADDLNYIPDRAAGGLASGTSLALPVLVPTLHHSVYVQILEGLQERLPASGYQIMLGSTEYSREKEEKLVEVFLGWRPSGIVLSGIDHSERTVRLLKSAGIPVVEIMDLAVASEQSQALDLNIGFSHAVVGEAVVRYLASCGYRHVAYAGTLTELDPRSVRRIHGFQTALMRLGLPHHLIGRSDLPSSLAVGRDLVTDLLHRHPEMDAVFFANDELAAGALFECQRRGIRVPEDLAIMGFSDEEIASHLNPALTTVRIPRHEMGRLAADLLLARLAGTLGAQPPIDVGFEIVQRLTTLAPPHLSQEPS from the coding sequence TTGAGCAGCCCCACCTCCAGAAGTACCGTCACCGGCCGCAAACGCCAGCGCGTCACCATCGCCGACGTCGCCCGCCACGCGGGCGTGGCCACCATGACCGCCAGCCGCGCCCTGAACCGCCCCGAGATGGTCTCCGAGGAACTCCGCGCCCGCGTCCTGCAGGCCGCCGACGACCTGAACTACATCCCCGACCGCGCGGCAGGCGGCCTCGCCAGCGGCACCAGCCTCGCCCTGCCGGTGCTCGTGCCGACCCTGCACCACAGCGTGTACGTGCAGATCCTCGAAGGCCTGCAGGAACGCCTGCCCGCCTCCGGGTACCAGATCATGCTCGGCTCCACCGAGTACAGCCGCGAGAAGGAGGAGAAGCTCGTCGAGGTGTTCCTCGGGTGGCGGCCGAGCGGCATCGTGCTGTCCGGCATCGACCACTCCGAACGCACCGTGCGCCTGCTGAAGTCCGCCGGGATCCCGGTGGTGGAGATCATGGACCTCGCCGTGGCGAGCGAGCAGTCGCAGGCGCTCGACCTGAACATCGGCTTCTCGCACGCGGTGGTCGGCGAGGCCGTCGTGCGGTACCTCGCGTCGTGCGGGTACCGGCACGTCGCGTACGCCGGGACGCTCACCGAACTCGACCCGCGCAGCGTGCGGCGCATCCACGGCTTCCAGACGGCCCTGATGCGCCTGGGCCTGCCGCACCACCTGATCGGCCGCAGCGACCTGCCGAGCAGCCTCGCGGTGGGCCGCGACCTCGTGACGGACCTGCTCCACCGCCACCCCGAGATGGACGCCGTGTTCTTCGCGAACGACGAACTGGCCGCCGGGGCGCTCTTCGAGTGCCAGCGGCGCGGCATCCGCGTCCCGGAGGACCTCGCGATCATGGGCTTCTCCGACGAGGAGATCGCCTCGCACCTCAACCCGGCCCTCACCACCGTCCGCATCCCCCGGCACGAGATGGGCCGCCTCGCGGCCGACCTGCTGCTCGCCCGGCTCGCCGGGACGCTCGGCGCGCAGCCGCCCATCGACGTCGGCTTCGAGATCGTGCAGCGCCTCACCACCCTCGCCCCCCCTCACCTCAGCCAGGAGCCGTCATGA
- a CDS encoding 2-hydroxyacid dehydrogenase → MTAAQDRPHLLITAPMMPFVMEALEREYVTHRLWEQPDRDAYLQAHGHGVRAVATNGGVGLPQAVMAALPDLEMVAIYGVGLDAIDLHEAARRGVRVSTTPDVLTNDVADQGVALLLAAARRVPFGDRYVREGRWAREGEMPLTTRLGGKRAGIVGMGRVGQAIARRLSALDMHVSYTDRASIPALPYPHRPDLLTLAREVDVLVVAAAGGQDTRGIVNAEVLGALGPDGLLVNVSRGSIVDEAALVAALQDGRLGGAALDVFAAEPRVPEALLGMDQVVLAPHAASGTRESRQEMGELVLANLRAHFAGQPLPTPARLPERRA, encoded by the coding sequence ATGACCGCAGCCCAGGACCGCCCTCACCTCCTGATCACCGCCCCGATGATGCCCTTCGTGATGGAGGCGCTGGAACGCGAGTACGTCACGCACCGCCTGTGGGAACAGCCGGACCGGGACGCGTACCTGCAGGCGCACGGGCACGGGGTCCGCGCCGTCGCCACGAACGGCGGGGTGGGCCTGCCGCAGGCCGTGATGGCGGCCCTCCCGGACCTGGAGATGGTCGCCATCTACGGGGTGGGCCTCGACGCCATCGACCTGCACGAGGCCGCCCGGCGCGGCGTGCGCGTCAGCACCACCCCGGACGTCCTCACGAACGACGTGGCCGACCAGGGCGTCGCGCTGCTGCTGGCTGCCGCGCGCCGCGTTCCGTTCGGGGACCGGTACGTCCGCGAGGGCCGCTGGGCGCGGGAGGGCGAGATGCCGCTCACCACGCGCCTCGGCGGGAAGCGCGCCGGGATCGTCGGCATGGGCCGCGTCGGGCAGGCCATCGCGCGCCGACTCTCGGCGCTCGACATGCACGTGTCGTACACGGACCGCGCCTCCATTCCCGCCCTGCCGTACCCGCACCGCCCGGACCTGCTGACGCTGGCGCGCGAGGTGGACGTGCTGGTGGTCGCGGCCGCCGGGGGGCAGGACACGCGCGGCATCGTGAACGCCGAAGTGCTCGGCGCGCTCGGACCGGACGGCCTGCTCGTGAACGTCTCGCGCGGCAGCATCGTGGACGAGGCCGCCCTGGTGGCCGCGCTGCAGGACGGACGGCTCGGCGGGGCGGCCCTCGACGTGTTCGCCGCCGAACCGCGCGTCCCGGAAGCACTGCTCGGCATGGACCAGGTGGTGCTCGCCCCGCACGCCGCGAGCGGCACGCGCGAATCCCGGCAGGAGATGGGCGAACTGGTCCTCGCGAACCTCCGGGCGCACTTCGCGGGGCAGCCGCTCCCCACGCCCGCCCGCCTCCCGGAGCGGCGGGCGTGA
- a CDS encoding L-idonate 5-dehydrogenase yields MKALVIHAAHDLRVQDLATPDPAGDEVRVRLGAGGICGSDLHYYGHGGVGDFRLREPMVLGHEVAGDVTAVGKRVTRVQVGDRVAVNPSRPCLHCGACLSGHSNLCPNMRFYGSAARYPHVQGAFAEEFLAREDQCEVVPDHLSYREAACAEPLAVTLHAASQAGPLLGQTVLVVGAGPIGALLAASARLAGSTAITVTDLQDAPLAVAARMGATRTVNVTADDAGSGYDVVFEASGSPAGLASALGAVRAGGRVVQVGMLPPGVTGAPLNPLISREVTLVGSFRFHREFAWAARLLADGRVDVTPILTASFPLSRAPEAFALAGDRSRAVKVTLTPDEGSV; encoded by the coding sequence GTGAAGGCGCTCGTCATCCACGCCGCGCACGACCTGCGCGTGCAGGACCTCGCCACGCCCGACCCCGCGGGGGACGAGGTGCGCGTGCGGCTCGGCGCGGGCGGCATCTGCGGCTCGGACCTGCACTACTACGGACACGGCGGGGTGGGCGACTTCCGGCTGCGCGAACCGATGGTGCTCGGGCACGAGGTGGCGGGCGACGTGACGGCCGTCGGGAAGCGCGTGACGCGCGTACAGGTCGGGGACCGGGTCGCCGTGAACCCGTCCCGGCCGTGCCTGCACTGCGGGGCGTGCCTGTCGGGGCACAGCAACCTCTGCCCGAACATGCGCTTCTACGGCAGTGCCGCCCGCTACCCGCACGTGCAGGGCGCCTTCGCCGAGGAATTCCTGGCGCGCGAGGACCAGTGCGAGGTTGTCCCGGACCACCTGAGCTACCGGGAGGCCGCCTGCGCCGAACCGCTCGCCGTGACGCTGCACGCCGCGTCGCAGGCGGGACCGCTGCTCGGACAGACGGTGCTGGTGGTGGGCGCCGGACCGATCGGGGCGCTGCTCGCCGCGTCCGCGCGCCTCGCGGGCAGCACGGCCATCACGGTCACGGACCTGCAGGACGCGCCGCTCGCCGTCGCGGCCCGCATGGGCGCCACGCGCACCGTGAACGTGACGGCGGACGACGCGGGCAGCGGGTACGACGTGGTGTTCGAGGCGTCCGGCAGTCCGGCGGGCCTCGCGTCCGCACTCGGCGCCGTCCGGGCAGGCGGACGGGTCGTGCAGGTCGGGATGCTGCCGCCCGGCGTGACGGGCGCGCCGCTCAACCCGCTCATCTCACGCGAGGTGACGCTCGTCGGCAGTTTCCGCTTCCACCGCGAGTTCGCGTGGGCCGCGCGGCTGCTCGCGGACGGCCGGGTGGACGTCACGCCCATACTCACGGCGAGCTTCCCACTCTCGCGGGCGCCGGAGGCCTTCGCGCTCGCCGGGGACCGCTCGCGCGCCGTGAAGGTCACGCTCACTCCGGACGAGGGAAGCGTGTGA